DNA from Toxoplasma gondii ME49 chromosome X, whole genome shotgun sequence:
CAATTTCACTTCTTCAAGGTTTACGCGgcaatatatatacatatatatatatatatatgcacgaGCAATTAAatgtgcatatacacatatatatacatattcacATATCCACTGTTTCCGCACAGAGTGATTCGCTCGTTCCCAGAGCAGACAATTTTTCTATGTCCATCCAGATGCATGTCCATACCCATACGCGCCCACAGTCGTATCAGTACGGCCATGAACATGTAACTCCATGCGCAGTTGTATGCACACGTTGGTACACGTGCACATTCACAGCCTGCCcacctgtctctgcgtttcctcgtctcttaGGACTTGGATCGGCGCCGTGAGTCGCTGGCCCTTGCCTTCTCCGGAAGATGGCACAGCGACCAACTGCTGAATGAGCTGAAGGGTGAAATTCAGCTCGTCCAGAATCtgctcgcctctcctctgttgcGCCAAAAGGTGGGCACCTGCAGAGGACGTCCACGCGCTCTCGGTCTGCGCACTTGCCTGTTCGCGCCGAAACGCAGTCAGCTGCTCCTTAAGGAAAACCAGCTTTTGGCACGTTTGCAtgagcgacgcagagaggagcgtCCGTCCAACCATGGCGAAACACCGCAGGAAGTCGTCGAGAGGCGACCCGCCAGCTCCTCCGAGTAGATTTCGAGCTGGACACGACGCATGCGTACCCTTCGAATCCGCACTAGGGCAAGACACGTCTGTGTCGCGGTGACAGCAAATCGGCAAAGCTCTGCAACGCAACGGACGCCACACACAAGCTATCGCCACATCGCACAAACCACGCGACTGTCTCGTAGGTGATGTCACACTGACAGGAagaatgcatgcaaaaacgaTGTCACCCAGCACCAAAGACGCAGTGAGCAACGCACAAATGGTAAACGATTTGCCGCGAAACCCAGATGCTTCTCAGAAAACAGTCGATAGACCGCTGCATGAGATGTGCACGAACCGACTCAAAGGCGTTGGGGACGGACCCGTGAAAGAGTGTAACAAGGGTATTGTGGTGAACAAAGCAACTGGCACAGAGACGCCTTACACAACCACAACAACAGCCatatgtgtgcatatatatatatatatgaaccTTCATTTTCTATTAGGAAAGCCTTTGATTCGATGggacaaagaaggaaacttCGCCCCTTCTCCAGATCCCCGGCGTCTGCCTTGGTACCCGGTGGACGGTCTGCTGTCGAATCGTGATTTACCCGTTGGTTGCGGTCGTCCATGTATCAAAATAGACACCACAACACACACATCATTCGATGCGTGCTTCCACATACAATGGAGCTCTGTTTTTGCTCTTCGCGTCATGGCGTGTCTACGAGCGGAGAGCTACCAGGGTAAAAACAACTCCGCCTTGCTCTTTCTTACTGTCCAACGAAGACGTTGAAAACGAACTGCATGGACTGCTGAAACGCGGTCCACCAATGTCGCTGCTTGATGCCGGCTACGGCAGGCACATTCCCCTCTTGACCTTGATGGGCTTGCGACGGCGCGGGCTTGTCTTGCTGAAGAacctgctgctgcagcttgTCTGTCCACAAGCTCCACGATTGAAGAAACACCTCGAGCGAGCCTACCGCAGCCTCCACTCCTTCTTCGTACTCTCCTGAAGCGTGTGACTGGTCCTCGTGCAAATCCGAGCGCAGGATGACACTCATCAACGCCGTCGCGACTCTACAGAGCAGAGCGGAAACACGTTTAAGCGTCATAACGCATGCACCATTGCCATGTATGTAGAAACATTTATATGTTTACGATGATCACTACCATATGAGTAGCTTGTTTTGAGTTGCTCGTGCGCGTGTAAAGGCATTTGGAGGAAGTATTTGAACCGCCGTATACAAACAAGCGTCACCTCCTTTGCAAATGACGAAAGAAGGGTACCCTGATTTGTCGATTCTCTAACTGCCTACTACTTCCCGACATCTCCTCCTGTGTCACTGCCGAAGGATGCAGGTGCATATACGAAGAAATGTTAACAACGCTGTATCCCTGTgtcgtttcctgtctccaccaAAAGCCCGCAACTCGCCATCCTGGGGAGGCTGGAGACGCTCCGCGACGGGGTCCAGGCCAGTCCAGAGGCAGGCGTGGGAGACGTAGGAAAACAACGACATACCGGACAAACAGCGGAAGCGCCTTGGTCGCGGTGCCGTCCATGAGGTACTCCGGAACAGCTTCATTACATTCTGAGTATCAGGCAGTACAAGAAATACGTCTTTTCATCAACTGTCTCCTTAGAGATTGACTTCAGAAATCTACAAAATTGACCGACTCATGTACACCTCCAGGTGCTCTCGACAGTGCACGATGCACGCAGATGTCTACCGATGCTACCATCTACATCCCGTCTTTGCATTTACATGCAACTCAAATCGACATCGCTGGTTCTTTCAAACGTGTCAGTGGTTTTTCTTTACGTTCAATTTCTCTCGTTCCATCTTGTGTGTCCTACTTCACTGTGCGCTTTTCGTAACACCGGCTGGGTGCCTGTCGGTCCGTATCCTCTGTGTATGCGTTAACTATTCACAGAGAAGCCTTATGCCTTAGCTCTGTCCTTCCGgcttgtctccctctctcctaCCTGCCAGGTTGTGGAGAGCGAGGCACAAGTCTTGGATTTCTGCAATGTTTTCGCTGTCGTCTTCCGACAGCTCGAGAGGGCTCTCTGCAATGGAGATGGTAGCGTTGGCCGTCGCAATGGCGGCGTTGACGCCCTTCCCGCACAAAGGCGAATTCAGGAACGGGCTCTGCTCGAAGAGGTCCAGAAGGACGTTGAGCAGAGGAATGTAGACGAACTCGGTGACTTGCTGTTTCCTGTTTCGGCCAATCGGGCCAGAGTAGCTCCGGGGCAAGAGGGGGGGAGCGCCAGGGGCCGCAGCCTTCGCGTCACCCCGCGCTGCCGCGAGATTCGCAGCGAGCGTCGGGACCACGGCGCCCACCGACGAGGGCGCCGAACCCGCGCCGGGGCCGAAGAGCGCTCCAACCATGCGGTGGGCCCTGAAGCGCGTAAGGCGCATCAGGATGAGGCGACCGACCTTGAACAGCGCAGGGTCGTCGTTGCGCCGAGCGCTCAAATGCCGGTACAAGTCGAGAATGAGCGCAAACAGATTCGGCCGTTCCTGCTCCGGACCCGGCGGGAAGACCAGAGACTCGAGCCGAAACCCTGGtgacggagacgcggaagacggaaagaaaacggGAAGCCACTCCGCTGTCGGGGCGAACGAGACGTCGCTCGTCGTcacgaaacgcagaagcacTTGCCCGAAATTCCAGTCCATCAGCAACTCCAAGATCCCCACCACGCTCGCTGAACAAAGAcacgcgacagaagagataGGAGAAACATTTCCAGAAAGATGAGCACTTCGATAAAAGCGACACGGAGCTGGGTCGGAATTTAGGTGGGGAATAGAAAGGCTCCCCAACAAAGGGAGGTCCACCACAGCTGCTGCTCGAAGCGTGATCACTTTCGTGcccgtctcttttttttaTTTCACCCTTCTGATCTCTCACTTAttggccttctctctttttccccctCCGGCATCCCTCCGGTGTCTTGGTGCTTCGTGACCCTGCTCAGGATGTGGTCCCGTACATGTCGCTTCTCTATCAATCTTTGTGTCTTTGCTCTATGGTCtactttttttttcgcctctccaccACTAGTTCTGCACTCTGTCCGCTCTTTGTTCAACCGCAGATTCTCAGCGCGAACCTCCACGCTTGTTTTCTCCCCATAACTTCGTCTCTACGGCCTTGCTTCACCTGCCGCCCCTGCccccttctctgccttcgacCGCTGCGAGCGCGGGCTCCTCGGCTcgcctccccttctctcgttcgatcctttgcgtcttcctcccctctcccgCACGCCGTCTCCCTGGTTGactctcctcccttcctctgtttcccccAGTTCTTCTCGCCCCTGCGATGCTTACCCAGGAGGCTGTCGCGTTGCTTGCGTGCTTCGGGTGGAGCGAAGGCCTGGGCATCAAGCGAACTGCATTTCTTCAGCAGGAGATTGAGGAGCGACAGATCCAAGTCGACGAGCGGGAGAAGAATCTCTCGCTCGAACTGCTTCTTGCAGTCGATGTGCTGTTGTGTCGTCAGTTGAAGGAGCGACAAATCCGAAGAGCCCACTTCGCGGGACACACTCATCAACACCGACAAACAAAGCACAAAGTTGCTAACGTGTGGCGAAGGCTTTCCCGTCTCCACAGCCTCCAGGATAGACGCTCCTTCTTGTAAATGCGGTCTCTGAAAAGGCATTCACAAcacaaggaaacgagaaTGGCATCGTTGCATCCCTGCCTCACCTGTGCAGCTACGAGCCTCGAGACAACTGTGTCCAGTAGTTCACGTAGAGTGGCAGAGCCGGAGAGGGCTGGACACCTTGTAATCGAAAACGCGCAACATCTCTGCCCAAGTGTATCCAAAAGGAGATTATGTCCGTTCATAAATATTCAAAACGAGGTCAGAAAATGCGTGGAAAGCGTACCTGAGAAGCTGGCACAGTCCCAGCGGGGATCAGCAAAGTTCTCATCTCTTCGAGCAGATTCAAAAGcatctgaagaagagcgtCGCGAGTCTCGCGCGTCCCACTGGCAAGCGCCTTCTTGAGTAATACCGCAAGCGCATATGTCATCTGTCGATCGCAGACACCTGAATCGACATGTAAGCAAAAAAAGATACGAACTCTGGAAGGGAGTTTCTGTGGACCCAGCAAACGGGCACCTCAGTTAAAGGGCAGGAAGCAACGGTGGGGACGAAAACAAGTGACACcgggcagagagaggatggGACGCAACCACGATGGCGCATGGTTAGCAGAGACTGGGAGCGAGGAACTTCAAcccgagaaacgaggaaatgTGGCAGCTTCTGACTGGCAGGAACAAGCCCAAAGGAAGATCCGATGGTAGTAAGAGggcaacggagagaaggagaataaagacgagaaagcgagcaGCAGTGCTGAAGATGGAACCAGAGAAAGTGAGAGCCACAACAATCAGGAAATTttggaaacagagacagagactccTTTCAGCGACGCGACAGCGTCAGATCGGATTGACGTTTGACGGTTTACCTAACGAAATACTCTGCCTTGGTGGTCACAAACGGGAGGAACGTACGGTAGTCTGTCGCCTGGACTGAGTTGGTGTCCTGGAGGACTGCATGAGCCTGAAGCAGCCGCAGCATTCCCTGAATAAGGAAGACAACTTTCGACTCGAACTCTAGGAGCGGTGCTCGTAGCTCATCATTTCGCAGAGTGTCTCCGGAGCCCGAGTTCGCCTTTACGCTGGCCTCATACGCCAGCTGTCGGCGTCCCCATTGGGCGATCGCTGCAAAAGAAAACCACAAGTGATGCGGCTACATACACAGTTAATGCTTGTACCGGTTTTGTAAGACTCCTCATTCTAAGTCGCCTAGACCATAACCGATATGGAGTAACCTTACGGTAGTACCATCAAGCTTCTTTTTGCAGAGCAATTTCACGGAAAACCTCTACCGGTGGAGTGGCATTGTTACCTGGGGGTAACAGGCCCATCGAACCACAAGCCGCCGACGGGGCTATTGTGCACAGGCCAGAACGATGTCCGTGAGGCAAGTGCGTGAGTCAACTCAGCACAAACCAAAAAGATCCCCCCCGGGGCCGACACGATGTGACTCTTATTAAACCACAGGCTCTAGCTACGATTTCAGTGTTCTTAATGCTGGCTGTGTACGGAGGATATATAAGTACACACCCTGAGTTAGTTGTTGAGGGACACTCAGGAGCCCAAATCCACTACATCGGAATCTGCATGCGAGACACCAAGCAAAAGGTGTCAATGCCGAGGTTCGCTGGAAGGCTCTGCCCTTCCTCTTGGATTCGAgtggggagacagacggaggcgCACGCACAGCGACACGGTGGAATTCCCAGCAGGGCTGCACGGCTGCATTCGACTGCATTTGATGCACTCAGCACGATGGCCCATGAGAAGTACAATAGAACGTAGATCAGGTAAACAGAGGCATGCAAGATCCAGACACGCAGTCCAACACCTGATGCATCCAATCCCCTGAAGAAGCTGGTAGGGGAAGTGGGAGTCCCATTCGATGAAGCAGCAGTTCCAAAAGCGCCACTGAGATGCGGCACAAAAGCGACACTTTCGCAATCCTACCACGAAACGTCCTTCTGTCGTCCTAGTTGCATCTGACTGTTCGACCCTGCGTTGTCCGTACCTCCATTTCTGAGCACAATGACGGCGACGGAGAGCGTGGCGGGATCTCGACTCTGCTCGAGAACTgcgagacagaagtcgagagaTTCTACACTGTGTTGTTGAAACTGGAGAAGGAGTGCCTCAGCCTGAGATCGCTCGTTGGCATCGACGCTCAGCGCTGCGGTGGCTATACGCTCGAAATCCGCCACAGTTTGCACGGGccggggagaagacgcatgagaaggaaacgcagaaacagcTCCCGTAAACATGGCACCCCCTGCCATAGAGTTCAGCGAGGAATCTTGCGACATTCTGTTAGTGTCGAGTGAGGCCGCAAAATGCgagggacggagagaaacgagacacaaGCACGAGAAAGCGCAAACCAAgggacgcagagagcagaggccGGGCAGGAGCCACaacgacagacagacaggaggGAGCAAGCGGCTCGGATCAGCAGCAGGTAGAAGAAAAATCTCGAAAGACTACAAAGTGACGGGAGATcggaaggaaagacgacCTGCCCAGAAGACAGCAAGGAGATGTTTCGGAGCGCGTGGAGACGGACAAACACGCAAAGGAGAACACTGGACGATCCACAGGGACAGCAGTAAAAGGGCAGCAACCGGGGGTAGCGCATCCAAGGAAGGTGAAACTCGGGGAGGCAGAACAGACGTTATttgggagacagagggagagatgcTCTTTCAAGGgacaggagaagcgagggcaACTGCATTGGcggcctctcgcctcctttctgTACGTGGCTGTCGAGAAGCTGTGTGTCAGGCAACCGGGAGAACTGTGTTTCTGCTCCAACACTTGTAGGTGCTGGTCGTCTCCCCGCGGTGTCTccgactctctctcctcatccGTCACGTGTGCCCTCTCGAGGCTGTGAAATTGCCGGTTTCTTCCACACTCGAGCATCGCACGCGGATGTGGCCTACAAAAAGTGGGGTAACAGAAGCGGCTTCGGGCATCGCGATTCCTAAATGTAGCTCGGAGTTGTTTGTGCAGGGGCGGAAAGCCAGCGTCTCGCCATTGGGGAGTGTTGGTGAATTTGTACCCTCAGAAAAGCAGACGGGGACACAAGCTGCAGCTCGGATTCGCTAACTCGTCAGAACCCCTTCGACGGGAAAAGAAATCGCCTTTCGCTGGCAGGGTTGCCGCGCCACTCAGCGACACGCAGACCAGCGTGCTAGCTTTTCACGAACAAACCGTCGGCACTTCCACGTAcgcgaaacgagagacgaTAACTGAAACATGCGGACATCTAGACGTTGAAATACATCCATCCAAACCAGAGAACAACGCGCGGCTGCGAACAGAGACGGGAAAAGCGGATCTCGACCTAGACGCAACGACGGATCCTCGCGGGAGAAGTCAGCAGCTGCACACGCTGGGGCCACTCTGCTTTCGCAGTCGGGTTCCAGCGAAACGCGGGCACGGGAAATCCGAAAATTGCTtctgaaagaaagaaagcaaTCCAGTCGACGTGCAGTCCTTGTTCGATCCGGATTCCCCCGCTTTTCCGCTTCGCAGGCAAAgccggaagagaaaaggtgCCTCAAGACCAGCACGACTCTCAGCTGGGGGCTGCAGAATCTCTGGAGCAGAGGATCGAGAGACGACAGCTTTGTGTGGCAAGACGAGACGGAACCACTCGGGCGCGGGGACCGATGTAtttctcttcatcttcctgtttttctctttcctctgatAACAGCGACCTCTGGACAAGCTGTGTCGAGCTCTGCCGCCTTTCCCCCCTTGTCCACGCGTGTATTGCTCGGATAACCGACCTCCTGTTCAAccaggaaaggcgaggcgaATCTCGTGGTTACCATCTCGAAGAGAATGGCCACATTTTTCATGCACACGTGTGCAGTACAGATGCATCGGTATAGAAGGGCGCATCCAGGACGTTTCTGCGTGTGCTGACGGCGACGGATGCTGTGCATATCTGTCGGAAGTTGAGATACTCCCATTTGTCTGTGTGTAGACTGTCAACCTTCGGGCGTCTCTACGTAAATGCCAGAGCGTTGTAGGCCTCGGAGGTGACTCTTTTCAGCTCTTTTGTCCACCTTTTGTGTGTATTCTCCGTTGTGCTCATTTGTCCTAAAACGCGAACCAGGCCGGGGAAGCTGAGCTACCGTCGTCAATCCTGTCGTTCCCCGTGACTGAGGTTCTTCGGCATCTTAAAGTGTCGTGTCAATTCTTTTGGAGAAAGTGCTTTAGCTGACGGCTCAGAATGCCTGAATGAATCATTAATCCCTGTTTCGATATCGATGTCTTACAACCCCTCTTCTATGTGTACTTACGCGTGAGCTTACGTGTCAACTTTTTATGAGGACGTACGGCGCATTATGGAACAGGACATCCGtacctatatatacatagatgcGCATCCGTTGTCATAAACATTTCCTGGCACAAACGTCGTTTTCGTATTGGCTAAGGGAGACCTAGCCCCACATCTTGGCAAgccttctgtgtctgttggCAGTTGGTGCAGCGAAGCATTTTTTTTTGATgcgtcctttctcttttccattTTAAATTCGAGTCTTTCATTGTCTCGACCTTCTCCCTTGATCATCACTCGAAGAACTCGTAAGCAGGCTGTTGGAGTTTCGCTGCCTCCTCACTCTGCTCTCCATTCGCCGCCTCTGCAAGCTCTAGTGTTTCTTCGCcccctccctcttctttttttctctttgctctgtttttcttcctcaacTGTCTTACTCTGCTTCTAACGTGCTGGCGCTCTGTGGCTTCTCTTTTCGGTGACGCAAACTTCGTgctgcttcgtcctcgccaTGCGTTGCCTCTCTCGACGGACTGGGGCACAGCACCTGACGTGTGCCTCGATAGATAGTGTTTTGCGGCTGTCTTTGTCTAGAAACGCATGTGTAGCGACATGCACATAAGCATACATAAACTATGATTTGGGAATAGTtgcagaggacgagaaatTGTCTCTGGCCAGGGTTTTAACGTATCGgcttgtctgtttttcaggTCTCCCGAGTGTGGCAGGACCTGGCGAGGAGAGTTGGGAAGCGTTCTGTTACCCTTGGTGAACGCCCGCTTGCGTGTATGTGACCGTTCGCCTTTTGCGCCGTTCCCCAGTTTATCGCCCTTGCTTTTTGTCTGCGTTTTGGTGGGCGTGTGTGCGTGCCAGGAGAtggacagaaaacgaggggaCATTCGCGCTTTCTTCAAGCCAAAAGTGCCCCCTCCTTCGGCTTCGGCTGcaaaggagacgcgaaggagtGTTTCAACTCCAGAAGATCCGGTGCCCTCGCAGGGGGCAGTGCGACCGGGGGGATCcaagcaggaagagaagattGTGAATCCTGGGGATTGGacgggaagaaaggaaccCGTTGCACAGCAACCAGCAAAGCCGGTGCAGGCAACCGATCCAGGATACGAAAGGGCAGACGACGTCGCAAATCAGCCAGTCCAACTCAGCTCACATGGGGACTCGCCTGACAGGATCCCCAAAACGAGGTACGTGGGGATATTTCGCTCTTCACTTCGCCACCACTAACACTCCAGCAAAACACTCGAGGATCATGAATCCACCACTTGTACCTGTCTTAAGGAGTCCAGAGGAGCAGTGGCGGAGCCTGTACGAACAGCAGTTTCCTGCTCAGCGTCGCTACGATGCGTGTGTGTGGTTTACGTCCTGCCATGTTTATTCTTTTATCTAGGTGTCTATCGACTCATATCACATTTCCCCCTTTTTCTGGCGACCTCTGGCTGGAGTAGTCCGTTCTCTGCTGGTCTTGCCACATTTGCGAGACCAACTCAgtcctctcctttttctccagctccaATGACCTGTATCTCCCGGCACTCTTTCGTGTCCACCGTTTGTATCATTGACGTTGTCCCCAACGCTGTTGTTTTGCGTCGCCTTTGCCTCACACTCACATCGGTTCCATACCGCGTgtctttcgttcttcgctGGGCCTCTCAGCGTGGGTCGTTGTTTCGCGAATGTTCTGGCCAACGGCTCTTTGTATGCCAAGTTGGCTTGCCGTTTATAGTTTGTATCATAGTCACTCCACACATGTTTTAGTTACATTTACGTGGCTGTAGGTCTGTGTTTCGCATCTCAGTTCTATGAGTCAGGGCCGAGGAAAGGGCGGCCGTCTGCGCCGAATCGCATCCTCTGATGATGAAGactcctctcctcgtcacTCCAGCTGTCTTCGGGCGGGCGCCCCGCCTCCAGGCAGCTCACTAGGGAAGAAAGTGTCTCCGGCTGTGGAAGTGAAAAGGAGACCTCAGAACGAGCGTGGCGAGCGAAGGGAGGATGCGAAAAGTCGGTGCAAAAGCAAAGACGTAAAACAAAAGGCCGTGGAGGTTGTTGACGTGGAcgatttcctttcttcgtcagTCGACAAAGCAGTTGAAAAAGTCCTCACGCGTCCGCCTCAAAAGCCGACGCAGAGCCTCCAGACGGAGGAAATGGACgtcgatgaagaagacgaagaacaagaagagaaggcgaaagaaagaggagaggaagaagcaaaacgcTCATCTTGTCCCGGCAGACTCGACCGTGTCGCTTCGAGCCCAAAAGGAAAACGCCCAGCGAACACGACAAGTCAGTGGACGAAGCTGGTGAGGTCGATGGAGCCCGAGCAGGTtcggcagaagaggaagaagatggaggcCCGACAGAGTCCCGAAGTGCTCTCCAACAGTGAAGAGGAAATGCATGCGAGACCACGGAGGCcgaggcagaaagacgacgaggaagaggagtaCGTTGAAAGCagtgaggaagacgaagaaagtgaagacgaTGATGCAGACGAgagtgaagaggaggacaCCAACGGGAGCCTGAAGGCCAAAGGCCGGAGCAAATCACACAAGGAAGTTCAGAACCCGCCCTCGACGGCGATAGCGAGAAGTCCAactgcgccttctccgtcttcagCGAGGAGCTGGCAGGCACAACAGCAGAAACCGGAAGCGATGCCTGCCCCTGCCCAACTGTCTTCGACGGGAAAGCGCATGTACACGTCGAAtttagaggaaggaagcgagcaAACGAGTACatgctctccctctcccaacaggaagaagcgcaaAGTCGAAGAATCGGTCGTGCCTCTGACAAAAaaggacaaggaagaaggctCGACAAATCCACTCGCAGGCTCCACGTCCTGTTTCGCAGGGAAAACCTTTGTTTTCACGGGAGTCCTCGATTCAATGGCTCGAGAAGAGGCCGTTTCCGCAGTCGTAGGAAACGGCGGCCGCTGCACGTCTGCGGTAAGAAGTGACACAAGAATCGGATCTTCACATAAATCTATGATATGTATCAACTTAAATGGCAGGTGAAGAGTTACCAGGTGTACGGGTGACGGTTGTAATTGTTCGCTGCTGACTGCGAGAGGTAGTGTCGACCGCGGAGCGAGGAGAGGTGGGCGTGTGACCATTTTCGCAGTTTCGTCCacttttcgctttttttgGGAGCACGAACCCCCCAAATCGTCCTCCCAGATTTTGCGTGGGTGTGCTCTCCCTTTGTATATCGCCagtccttttctccagacGACGGAGAATCGAGCCTTTCCATATCTacgccgtttcctctctcctaTCCGTAAAACCGGCGACGCAGCCACACGCGTAcaagaatatatatatatatgtttatgtcTTTACGGGGCCGTGCATACAGAGGCTTTGTGTGTGTCGCCGTTCTGAAAACGATCTGAGACGCATTTCGATTCTCGGACTTCACCGGCCAAACGTTACCCTACTTTCACTGTCCGCCAGGTCTCTGGGAGGACCGACTACCTCGTGGCAGGTGCCTTGTTGgaagacggcagagacgTGACAACTGGGTCGAAATATCGGAAGGCGCTCCAGTTGATGCATGACGGGAaggggaagcagaaaacgtcTCTCAAAATTTTGCATGAGCAGGAATTTCTTGCAATGCTGCcggagaacgcagagaagaagccaaCGTTGGAGGCGCGACAATtgcaagaagagacaagccgACTCGAGAGTGCAAAAACTGTCAAGTCCGATGGAAGTGCTGATGAACCGGATAGGCACCACAGTGACGAAAACAGTGGCACTCTTCTGTGGGCAGAAAAATACCGGCCGAAACGGGCAGACGACGTTGTAGGAAATCGCGAACATTTACGGACGCTGCAAACGTGGCTCGCAGACTGGGCCGACGTTTGTCTTCATGGTGAGCAAACACGGTGGAGGTAACGTGGCAGTACTCTCTGTGTTGCCTTTTCACTTCACCTCGCTCGACAAAAATCCAGTTCTGAATGTCGTATGACACGCACCTGCAGCAAAAGGACGCattcgtgtctctgcacaGTCTTCaaccacacacacatgcgttGTCTTTGTTTACTTCGCGGTTCCCTTACTACCGTTGAGTGTGTTCGTGTCGGCTGTTCTCTTCCACAGGGATTAAAAAGAAGCCTCCCCCCCGTAGCTCCgctccttccttctcaccGTATGGGTTCGCCGTAAGCAGTTTCCTtctcagagaaaaaagatgtATATGCGTGCACGTGTCTGTTGATTTCTGCTCATCCATGCGCTCTGAACGTTTTCTTgcgctctcgtctccgcctctcaATTtattctcgtttctctctgtgtacaTTACCGTTCTACTGTGCGCTTACTCATCAacgtcttctgttttctggtcctcgtttctctgctgaTATCCGGACCCGGCCGTCGTCTGAAAGTGTTTTGTATTCGTCGTCCTGTGGACTCACCGCATACCGTGTCCTACCGTCGttcgcctctcgtctttcttgtcATCCGTCACCGGAAGTTGTCGCGGGTCCTGTTCCTCACTTGCCCCCTGTGTCACTCTCTGTCTTCGGTCATCTTTGCTCTCATGGAGGGGTCCAATATTTCTCCGCacttttctttgtcttctctcctcttcagccAACTATCAACTTAAACGCTCGTGCCGCTCTGCTAAGTGGCCCTCCAGGCATTGGGAAGACCACGGCGGCTCGCCTTGCGGCCGAAGCAGCAGGTTACGATGTACTTGAATACAATGCGTCAGATGCGCGCAACAAAGCACATATCGAAGGTATGCAAGACCGTACACACCGACGgagctatatatatatatatatatatataatatatat
Protein-coding regions in this window:
- a CDS encoding ATPase, AAA family protein (encoded by transcript TGME49_235170); its protein translation is MDRKRGDIRAFFKPKVPPPSASAAKETRRSVSTPEDPVPSQGAVRPGGSKQEEKIVNPGDWTGRKEPVAQQPAKPVQATDPGYERADDVANQPVQLSSHGDSPDRIPKTSSMSQGRGKGGRLRRIASSDDEDSSPRHSSCLRAGAPPPGSSLGKKVSPAVEVKRRPQNERGERREDAKSRCKSKDVKQKAVEVVDVDDFLSSSVDKAVEKVLTRPPQKPTQSLQTEEMDVDEEDEEQEEKAKERGEEEAKRSSCPGRLDRVASSPKGKRPANTTSQWTKLVRSMEPEQVRQKRKKMEARQSPEVLSNSEEEMHARPRRPRQKDDEEEEYVESSEEDEESEDDDADESEEEDTNGSLKAKGRSKSHKEVQNPPSTAIARSPTAPSPSSARSWQAQQQKPEAMPAPAQLSSTGKRMYTSNLEEGSEQTSTCSPSPNRKKRKVEESVVPLTKKDKEEGSTNPLAGSTSCFAGKTFVFTGVLDSMAREEAVSAVVGNGGRCTSAVSGRTDYLVAGALLEDGRDVTTGSKYRKALQLMHDGKGKQKTSLKILHEQEFLAMLPENAEKKPTLEARQLQEETSRLESAKTVKSDGSADEPDRHHSDENSGTLLWAEKYRPKRADDVVGNREHLRTLQTWLADWADVCLHGIKKKPPPRSSAPSFSPYGFAPTINLNARAALLSGPPGIGKTTAARLAAEAAGYDVLEYNASDARNKAHIEDIGNMTSGGLTLHSFLDQKNEASRGSPGRNAKRPMGACVLMDEVDGLSGGDRGGAQAIVKLIETSKCPIICICNDRMHPKVRTIASKCLDLRFHPPHMAALRSRVEKIAAAEDLSLDPQAVDYLCESAGGDLRQILTSLQMIAYETREKAKEKDWKSREEKADFSTGLKDEQVMHGPFECCKQLLDAHQSSKLSRRQKLDKFFSDYDLIPLLIQENYLEAFRQGMQRGSSPSAEKFSSPHTFSMTKKTSLSSASSRVGVSTQPNDCFVINLVASAACDLVEADIMNNVLRVSQQWGMLPDIGFLCCVSLPAKVEKAQGFLGRVQFPSWLGRNSTQTKHKRLLTELLLVLLNQLQCCSTSSGLKLSGYLDALYRKCVGPLVRLSKADPKIAVEAAMQAMAEYSLTRGMVVDNLNSLRLKNQERLYDSIETRVKSSFTRMCNAAAKASSAFIVEARKGRNAKAAAAEEERQDGEQDMEVTTTGEDNVDAADEDDDDPLRDSFILSAVKGKKEMKGAAGRSQRGGGPRSTPRGESNAARRGKKVRSKAAT